The following coding sequences are from one Plasmodium coatneyi strain Hackeri chromosome 11, complete sequence window:
- a CDS encoding RNA binding protein: MNANDGEETQLDNASPTKNDKSNKPKPHLRKAAGVVWKDSSLDDWPENDFRIFCGNLGNEVTTDILANAFRKYKSFNMAKVIREKRNNKTKGYGFVSLSNPQDMLDALKNMNNKFIGNRPIIVKRSKWKDREVDSKKNKDFDSFVQNMYVPSKKFRKFKKPVRSDNKEVQDKLINKNGNNY, translated from the exons ATGAACGCCAACGACGGAGAAGAGACGCAACTGGATAATGCATCCCCCaccaaaaatgacaaatcGAATAAACCCAAA CCACATTTACGGAAGGCAGCCGGGGTAGTGTGGAAGGACTCATCATTGGATGACTGGCCAGAAAATGACTTTCGAATTTTTTGCGGAAATTTGGGAAACGAAGTGACTACGGACATTTTAGCCAACGCCTTTAGAAAGTACAAATCGTTTAACATGGCAAAG GTAATTCGcgagaaaaggaacaataaaaCGAAAGGCTACGGTTTTGTGTCCCTCTCGAACCCCCAAGACATGCTAGATGcattgaaaaatatgaacaataaaTTTATTGGGAATAGACCAATCATAGTTAAAAGGAGCAAGTGGAAAGACAGAGAAGTGgactccaaaaaaaataaagactTTGATAGCTTCGTCCAGAATATGTATGTTCCATCCAAGAAATTTAGGAAATTCAAAAAACCCGTCAGAAGTGATAATAAAG AAGTGCAAGACAAATTGATAAACAAAAACGGAAATAACTACTGA